From the Cervus elaphus chromosome 20, mCerEla1.1, whole genome shotgun sequence genome, one window contains:
- the COL8A2 gene encoding collagen alpha-2(VIII) chain, translated as MRGVLTPLSSLPPPLLLLSLLLGCGPRAAASGGAAGAAGYPPVQYVQPMHKGPVGPPFREGKGQYLEMPLPLLPMDLKGEPGPPGKPGPRGPPGPPGFPGKPGTGKPGLHGQPGPAGPPGFSRMGKAGPPGLPGKVGPPGQPGLRGEPGIRGDQGLRGPPGPPGLPGPSGIAVPGKPGPQGVPGPPGFEGEPGPQGEPGPPGDRGLKGENGVGQPGLPGAPGQGGAPGPPGLPGPAGLGKPGLDGLPGAPGDKGDTGPPGVPGPRGEPGALGPKGPPGMDGVGAPGLAGLPGPQGPPGAKGEPGTRGPPGLIGPTGYGMPGLPGPKGDRGPAGVPGLLGDRGEPGEDGEPGEQGPQGLGGPPGLPGSAGLPGRRGVPGPKGETGPIGPPGVPGIRGDQGPSGLAGKPGLPGERGLPGAHGPPGPTGPKGEPGFTGRPGGPGVAGALGQKGDLGLPGQPGLRGPSGIPGLQGPAGPIGPQGLPGLKGEPGLPGPPGEGKVGEPGVAGPTGPPGVPGSPGLTGPPGPPGPPGPPGAPGAFDETGIAGLHLPNGGVEGAVLGKGVKPQLGLGELSAHATPAFTAVLTSPFPASGMPVKFDRTLYNGHSGYNPATGIFTCPVGGVYYFAYHVHVKGTNVWVALYKNNVPATYTYDEYKKGYLDQASGGAVLQLRPNDQVWVQMPSDQANGLYSTEYIHSSFSGFLLCPT; from the exons ATGCGGGGGGTTTTGACGCCCCTGTCTTCGCTGCCACCGCCTCTGCTGCTCCTGTCGCTGCTGCTGGGGTGCGGGCCGAGGGCGGCTGCCAGCGGTGGGGCCGCCGGGGCAGCGGGGTACCCGCCGGTGCAGTACGTGCAGCCCATGCACAAAGGACCCGTTGGGCCGCCGTTCCGCGAGGGCAAGGGCCAGTACCTGG AAATGCCTCTACCACTCTTGCCGATGGATCTGAAAGGAGAGCCCGGACCCCCTGGAAAGCCTGGACCACGGGGCCCCCCCGGCCCTCCTGGCTTCCCAGGAAAACCAGGCACTGGAAAACCTGGGCTCCACGGGCAACCTGGCCCCGCTGGGCCCCCTGGCTTCTCCCGGATGGGCAAGGCTGGTCCCCCGGGGCTCCCTGGCAAGGTTGGACCGCCAGGGCAGCCGGGGCTTCGGGGGGAGCCAGGGATACGAGGGGACCAGGGCCTCCGGGGGCCCCCAGGGCCCCCTGGCCTCCCTGGGCCCTCAGGCATCGCTgtccctggaaaaccaggcccccaggGGGTGCCGGGGCCCCCAGGATTTGAGGGggagccagggccccagggagaGCCTGGGCCCCCAGGTGATCGAGGCCTCAAGGGCGAAAATGGAGTGGGCCAGCCAGGGCTACCTGGAGCCCCAGGGCAGGGGGGTGCCCCGGGGCCCCCGGGTCTCCCTGGTCCAGCTGGTTTAGGCAAACCGGGTTTGGATGGGCTTCCTGGGGCCCCTGGAGATAAGGGTGACACTGGGCCTCCCGGGGTGCCAGGACCCAGGGGGGAGCCTGGGGCTCTGGGCCCAAAGGGGCCCCCTGGGATGGATGGTGTGGGGGCACCGGGGTTAGCAGGGTTGCCAGGGCCACAGGGCCCACCAGGAGCCAAAGGAGAGCCAGGGACCCGGGGCCCCCCCGGCCTGATAGGCCCCACTGGTTATGGGATGCCAGGCCTGCCGGGTCCCAAGGGGGACAGGGGCCCAGCTGGGGTCCCGGGGCTCTTGGGGGACAGGGGCGAGCCAGGTGAGGATGGGGAGCCGGGGGAACAGGGCCCACAGGGCCTTGGGGGGCCCCCTGGACTCCCGGGGTCTGCAGGGCTCCCTGGCAGACGTGGGGTCCCTGGGCCTAAGGGGGAGACAGGGCCTATAGGACCCCCAGGAGTGCCTGGCATTCGGGGTGACCAAGGGCCTAGTGGCCTGGCTGGGAAACCTGGGCTCCCAGGAGAGAGGGGGCTTCCAGGGGCTCATGGACCTCCTGGACCGACTGGACCCAAAGGTGAGCCAGGTTTCACGGGCCGCCCTGGAGGCCCAGGAGTGGCAGGAGCCCTGGGGCAGAAGGGTGACTTGGGGCTCCCTGGACAGCCCGGCCTGAGGGGCCCttcaggaatcccgggactccagGGTCCGGCTGGCCCTATTGGGCCCCAGGGTCTGCCAGGCCTGAAGGGCGAGCCAGGCCTGCCGGgaccccctggagaggggaaagtgGGGGAACCTGGTGTGGCTGGGCCAACAGGGCCTCCTGGGGTCCCAGGTTCCCCAGGACTCACGGGCCCTCCTGGGCCTCCTGGCCCCCCTGGCCCCCCCGGAGCCCCGGGGGCCTTCGACGAGACTGGCATCGCCGGCTTGCACCTGCCCAACGGTGGCGTGGAGGGAGCTGTGCTGGGCAAGGGGGTGAAGCcacagctggggctgggggagctgTCGGCCCATGCCACGCCCGCCTTCACCGCTGTGCTCACCTCGCCCTTCCCCGCCTCGGGCATGCCTGTCAAGTTTGACCGAACTCTCTACAACGGCCACAGTGGCTACAACCCGGCCACGGGCATCTTCACCTGCCCCGTGGGCGGGGTCTACTACTTCGCCTACCACGTGCACGTCAAGGGCACCAACGTGTGGGTGGCCCTCTACAAGAACAACGTGCCAGCCACGTACACCTACGACGAGTACAAGAAGGGCTACCTGGACCAGGCGTCCGGCGGCGCTGTGCTGCAGCTGCGGCCCAACGACCAGGTCTGGGTGCAGATGCCCTCGGACCAGGCCAATGGCCTCTACTCCACCGAGTACATCCATTCCTCCTTCTCGGGATTCTTGCTGTGTCCCACATAA